One genomic window of bacterium includes the following:
- a CDS encoding DUF134 domain-containing protein produces MSPRPRKHRHCSCPFRSGEETVFKPAGIPMVELEKITLRHDEVEAVLLCDMEGLTQEEAGKMMGVSRGTVQRLVTSGRLKVTSAIAGGKALIIESAETVTGENDRHGI; encoded by the coding sequence ATGTCGCCTCGCCCAAGAAAACACAGGCACTGTTCTTGCCCGTTCAGAAGTGGAGAAGAAACCGTTTTCAAGCCAGCCGGGATACCCATGGTGGAACTTGAAAAGATCACACTACGCCACGACGAAGTTGAAGCGGTACTCCTTTGTGACATGGAAGGCCTTACCCAGGAAGAAGCAGGGAAAATGATGGGAGTTTCCCGGGGCACGGTGCAGCGCCTGGTCACCAGCGGCAGGCTCAAGGTCACTTCGGCTATCGCCGGCGGCAAAGCGTTGATTATAGAGTCGGCTGAAACTGTAACAGGGGAAAATGATAGACATGGTATTTAA
- a CDS encoding NifB/NifX family molybdenum-iron cluster-binding protein translates to MKICFPVNVNEGLNSQVHGHFGSAKGFLIFDPEANAFEEHHNPDRQHLHGACQPFSALGGREVDAVVVGRIGSGALTGLTRAGLKVYQAGGQTVAENIESFKEGILNEITADKVCGGHGHGYGCEHGHSH, encoded by the coding sequence ATGAAGATCTGTTTTCCAGTTAATGTGAACGAAGGGCTAAACAGTCAGGTCCACGGACATTTCGGTTCGGCAAAAGGGTTCCTGATCTTTGACCCTGAGGCAAACGCCTTTGAGGAGCATCACAACCCTGATCGTCAGCACCTTCACGGCGCCTGCCAGCCGTTCAGTGCTTTGGGAGGGAGAGAGGTGGATGCCGTGGTTGTGGGGAGGATCGGGTCAGGAGCTCTCACTGGCTTAACCCGTGCGGGGTTGAAGGTGTACCAGGCAGGCGGCCAGACGGTAGCAGAGAACATCGAGAGCTTCAAGGAGGGAATCCTGAATGAGATCACTGCCGACAAGGTCTGCGGCGGGCACGGTCATGGCTATGGATGCGAGCACGGGCATAGCCACTGA